A stretch of Dromaius novaehollandiae isolate bDroNov1 chromosome 8, bDroNov1.hap1, whole genome shotgun sequence DNA encodes these proteins:
- the B3GALT2 gene encoding beta-1,3-galactosyltransferase 2, which yields MLQWRRRHCCFAKMTWNTKRSLFRTHLIGLVSLVFLFAMFLFFNHHDWLPGRAGFKENPMAYTIRGFRSTRSETNLSSLRSAWKDAVPQTLRPQTVTNANNTDLSPQGVTGLENTLSANGSIYSEKGTGHPNLYHFKYIINEPGKCQEKTPFLILLIAAEPGQAEARQAIRQTWGNESLTPGIHIVRIFLLGLSTKVNGYLQRTILEESRQYHDIVQQEYLDTYYNLTIKTLMGMNWVASYCPSVPYVMKTDSDMFVNTEYLIHKLLKPELPPRHKYFTGYLMRGYAPNRNKDSKWYMPPDLYPSERYPVFCSGTGYVFSGDLAEKIFKVSLSIRRLHLEDVYVGICLAKLRIDPMPPPNEFVFNHWRVSYSSCKYSHLITSHQFQPSELIKYWNHLQQNKHNACANAAKEKAGRYRHRKLH from the coding sequence ATGCTTCAGTGGAGGAGACGacactgctgctttgcaaagATGACCTGGAATACCAAAAGGTCTCTGTTTCGCACCCATCTCATCGGTCTGGTCTCTCTCGTCTTTCTTTTCGctatgtttctgtttttcaacCACCACGACTGGCTGCCAGGCAGGGCGGGCTTCAAAGAAAACCCCATGGCTTACACCATACGAGGCTTTCGATCCACGAGGAGCGAGACCAACCTCAGCTCCCTGCGGAGCGCGTGGAAGGACGCAGTGCCGCAGACCCTCAGGCCTCAGACCGTCACCAACGCCAACAACACCGACCTGTCACCGCAAGGCGTAACCGGTTTAGAAAACACCCTCAGCGCCAATGGAAGTATTTACAGTGAGAAGGGCACCGGCCACCCAAATTTGTATCATTTTAAATACATCATCAACGAGCCTGGAAAATGCCAGGAGAAGACCCCTTTTCTAATCCTGCTCATAGCCGCAGAACCAGGCCAAGCAGAAGCCAGGCAAGCGATCCGCCAAACCTGGGGTAACGAGAGCCTGACGCCTGGTATCCACATCGTTCGTATTTTTTTGCTGGGGTTAAGCACTAAGGTAAACGGATACCTCCAGCGCACCATACtggaggagagcagacagtaCCATGACATCGTTCAACAGGAATATTTAGACACTTATTACAATTTAACTATTAAAACTCTGATGGGAATGAACTGGGTTGCATCCTACTGTCCAAGTGTTCCCTATGTTATGAAAACTGACAGTGATATGTTTGTCAATACTGAATATTTAATACACAAGCTGCTGAAACCAGAACTTCCTCCAAGGCACAAGTATTTTACAGGTTATTTAATGAGAGGTTACGCACCTAACAGGAACAAGGATAGTAAGTGGTATATGCCACCCGACTTGTATCCAAGTGAACGTTATCCTGTATTCTGCTCTGGAACCGGTTATGTTTTTTCGGGAGATTTAGCAGAAAAGATCTTTAAGGTCTCCTTAAGCATCAGACGTTTACATTTAGAGGACGTGTATGTGGGGATCTGCCTTGCAAAGCTGCGAATTGACCCTATGCCTCCGCCCAATGAGTTTGTCTTCAATCACTGGCGAGTTTCTTACTCCAGCTGTAAATACAGCCACCTAATTACCTCCCATCAGTTCCAGCCGAGCGAACTGATCAAATACTGGAACCACTTACAGCAGAACAAGCACAACGCCTGTGCCAACGCAGCGAAAGAGAAAGCAGGCAGGTACCGCCATCGCAAGCTGCACTAG